AGAAAAGTGAAACAGGGTCTTGCACTGTGCTCTGGAATCACTCTATACTCTACGAAGCCTCAAAGACGAGTCGGGCGTTTGTGATGTCGGGCGCATGTGGGCAGGGACGCGAGGGGGGACCTCGCGCATTGGGAGAGACCAAGTGGCTACACGCAGGTACCACCTAATTCTGTTAGGCGCGTTGGCCTTTGCACTGGCCCCGTCGTTCGCCCATGCCACGTTGCTGGGGGACTACTTCGGCGTCACGCCCGAGGTCACGCCGTTCGACAACGGGTCGTACTCGGCCTACCAGTTCGACACCAGCAGCCTGGCGCCCACCCTGCACACCGGGACCGTGGACTACGAGGTCAACGACTGGTTCGGCTCGTGGTCGCAGACGGTGATGGGTGACTACGTCACCTACGCCGGGGACTACCCCTCCGGGGAAGAGCCCTACGACATCGAGGCCTACTACTTCGACGACGACGACCAGAACGTCTACTTTGCGTTCATCGTGGGGTTCCCCTCGCCGACCACAGGCATCTTCACCGAGACCCGGACGACCCCGGACGTCACCGTCACGCAGGGCGACTTCGCTCTCGATCTGCCACGCGTCACCGGCAGCCAGACAGACAACTGGGGTTTCGCGTACGACTACGGCGTAGACCTGGTGGATGAGAACCGCCCGACCAG
This is a stretch of genomic DNA from bacterium. It encodes these proteins:
- a CDS encoding PEP-CTERM sorting domain-containing protein (PEP-CTERM proteins occur, often in large numbers, in the proteomes of bacteria that also encode an exosortase, a predicted intramembrane cysteine proteinase. The presence of a PEP-CTERM domain at a protein's C-terminus predicts cleavage within the sorting domain, followed by covalent anchoring to some some component of the (usually Gram-negative) cell surface. Many PEP-CTERM proteins exhibit an unusual sequence composition that includes large numbers of potential glycosylation sites. Expression of one such protein has been shown restore the ability of a bacterium to form floc, a type of biofilm.) yields the protein MATRRYHLILLGALAFALAPSFAHATLLGDYFGVTPEVTPFDNGSYSAYQFDTSSLAPTLHTGTVDYEVNDWFGSWSQTVMGDYVTYAGDYPSGEEPYDIEAYYFDDDDQNVYFAFIVGFPSPTTGIFTETRTTPDVTVTQGDFALDLPRVTGSQTDNWGFAYDYGVDLVDENRPTSGNVTSFASNTLGDDLYQTSSGWYLGTPNGAVNPVTGNESGSYTNFDPSYSGLTSLGSVTTAWYQLDLAYGGSTVLENNAQTYVIEVTIPKSMLPQLKIGDQIGFQWLMGCRNDGSDATAYLSGGGDIDSPEPGTLALLLMGAGPLGMWARKQRRKQS